From Podospora bellae-mahoneyi strain CBS 112042 chromosome 3, whole genome shotgun sequence, the proteins below share one genomic window:
- a CDS encoding hypothetical protein (EggNog:ENOG503PC83; COG:S): MKLLAFLPLASASIVILPGGSPLPYRPSTNITLSSASDLLRQSAPNEFPNSTVQLLLSAYSGTLDPAAASTNFSSHLPSGDSFVRSAIQAWGEHLHLVLRPDEIWFTILTQMNFYMETHAEAVRHLFVKHQGQEVIFIEDHTWTDVLWRFKEEIQKRVLTPWLEEWIVPGFSTTTDNDVMTSTILMMGLVKAYFRYEGGIICGLPSVTLEGTREDWVKLEKKLERLEFFGEEPKEYKRRLAPIFKRFVKSWDEPDSAETKRFWNSIVFASYSNICGAAPLDVSGWITGFFYWDEQGQPWGRGGRSVVQLDGVDYWSQDITRLPVGYARAPFIMRDFGGKDRFEAYVAAGNLGKKVMEGWPVGYEAALERSTGAKVDRERLKTQRGGHATLRPLSAWMLYGPLAHNATKTYKAAEAELGLLASRTKANLGDTCAKPQ; this comes from the coding sequence ATGAagctcctcgccttcctccctctcgccAGCGCGAGCATTGTGATCCTCCCAGGCggctcccccctcccctaccgcccctccaccaacattaccctctcctccgcctcggacctcctccgccaatcCGCCCCAAACGAATTCCCCAACTCCACCGTACAACTCCTCCTGTCAGCCTACTCCGGCACCCTCGACCCCGCCGCCGCATCAACAaacttctcctcccacctcccctcgGGCGACTCTTTTGTCAGGAGCGCAATCCAAGCGTGGGGCgaacacctccacctcgtcctccgGCCGGACGAAATCTGGTTCACCATCTTGACCCAAATGAACTTTTACATGGAAACCCACGCCGAAGCCGTCCGCCACCTGTTTGTCAAGCACCAGGGTCAGGAGGTCATCTTTATTGAGGATCACACCTGGACCGACGTCCTCTGGCGATTCAAAGAAGAGATTCAGAAGCGGGTGCTGACGCCctggttggaggagtggaTCGTCCCTGGGTTTTCGACCACGACGGACAACGATGTTATGACGTCCACCATTCTGATGATGGGGCTCGTCAAGGCTTACTTTCGCTACGAGGGCGGGATTATCTGCGGGCTTCCGTCTGTCACACTGGaggggacgagggaggattgggtcaagttggagaagaaacTGGAAAGGCTGGAGTTTTTCGGGGAGGAGCCGAAGGAGTATAAACGCCGGTTGGCACCGATTTTCAAGAGGTTTGTCAAATCCTGGGATGAGCCTGACTCGGCCGAGACGAAGAGGTTTTGGAATAGTATTGTTTTTGCGAGCTACAGCAACATCTGCGGTGCCGCTCCCCTGGACGTGAGCGGTTGGATCACCGGGTTCTTCTACTGGGATGAGCAAGGGCAGCcgtgggggagagggggacgGTCGGTGGTCCAGTTGGATGGGGTTGACTACTGGAGTCAGGATATTACCCGGCTTCCCGTCGGGTATGCCAGGGCGCCGTTTATCATGAGGGATTTTGGGGGAAAGGATCGGTTTGAGGCTTATGTTGCGGCGGGTAACTTAGGGAAAAaagtgatggaggggtggccGGTGGGGTACGAGGCTGCGCTGGAGAGGTCAACCGGGGCGAAGGTGGAtagggagaggttgaagacgCAGAGGGGGGGTCATGCTACGCTGAGGCCGCTGTCGGCTTGGATGCTTTATGGACCGTTGGCGCATAACGCGACGAAGACGTACAAGGCTGCGGAGGcggagttggggttgttggcgagCAGGACGAAGGCGAATCTTGGGGATACTTGTGCGAAGCCTCAGTAG